A genomic stretch from Telopea speciosissima isolate NSW1024214 ecotype Mountain lineage chromosome 7, Tspe_v1, whole genome shotgun sequence includes:
- the LOC122669794 gene encoding monoacylglycerol lipase abhd6-A-like — MIQSWVPLCSRIDCFDSFSILMAKCFSFTASRDWCYRYTFANAGLRSATTDLGDGTMMHCWVPKTHKQKKPTLLLVHGFGANAMWQWSDLLRPFITRFNIYVPDLLFFGDSFTTRPERTESFQAQCMMKLMEAHGVSKLSLVGISYGGFVAYSMAAQFPEAVERVVLCCAGVCLEEKDLKEGLFVVSSLEEAASVLMPQTPEKLRELVRLSFVKPAKTMPSCFLRDFIDVMCTEYVEEKTQLIQAILKDRKLSDLPKITQPTLIVWGEQDQIFPLELGRRLKSHIGENAKLEVIKNAGHAVNMEKPKEFYKHLKSFLVDSLHPPPPPPQLNGNKVD; from the exons ATGATTCAATCTTGGGTTCCTCTCTGTAGTCGTATTGATTGTTTTGATTCATTCTCCATCTTAATGGCGAAGTGTTTCAGCTTCACCGCTTCAAGGGACTGGTGTTACCGCTACACCTTCGCAAACGCCGGCCTCAGATCGGCCACAACGGACCTGGGCGATGGCACGATGATGCACTGTTGGGTACCCAAAACCCATAAACAGAAGAAACCAACTCTGCTGCTCGTCCATGGCTTCGGAGCCAACGCAATGTGGCAATGGAGCGATCTCCTCCGACCCTTTATCACCCGCTTCAACATCTACGTTCCAGACCTTCTTTTCTTCGGCGATTCGTTCACAACTCGCCCCGAACGCACCGAGTCGTTCCAGGCGCAGTGCATGATGAAGCTTATGGAAGCGCACGGGGTGTCCAAATTAAGCCTTGTCGGGATCAGCTACGGTGGGTTCGTTGCGTACAGCATGGCTGCTCAGTTCCCGGAGGCCGTGGAGCGGGTGGTGCTTTGTTGTGCAGGGGTGTGCTTGGAGGAGAAGGACTTGAAGGAGGGTCTGTTTGTGGTTTCAAGCTTAGAGGAAGCCGCCAGCGTTTTGATGCCTCAGACACCAGAAAAGTTGAGGGAGCTGGTTCGCTTGTCTTTCGTCAAACCTGCCAAGACCATGCCCTCTTGCTTCCTTCGCGATTTCATCGAT GTTATGTGTACAGAATATGTTGAAGAGAAGACACAATTGATTCAGGCCATACTCAAAGATAGGAAACTTTCTGATCTTCCAAAGATCACTCAG CCAACACTAATAGTATGGGGAGAGCAAGATCAGATATTCCCACTGGAATTGGGGCGCAGACTGAAAAG TCACATAGGGGAGAATGCTAAACTAGAAGTGATAAAGAATGCTGGGCATGCTGTGAATATGGAGAAGCCTAAGGAGTTCTACAAGCACTTGAAATCTTTCCTTGTTGATTCTCTTcatcctccccctcctcctcctcagcTTAATGGAAACAAGGTGGACTAA